CTAAGCTTCCTGAAAGCAAAGTGATGCAAAATCAACTTGAAGTCACAAAAGCGCAGTTGGATAAAGCGCTTGGAGAAACTTATAAAGAGGCGCAGGATAAGTATGAGGCTTACCAAAAGAATGGTGCTAATATGACCGATGTGATTCGTGCGGACAAGGAGAAGGAGTTGGCAAATCTGCAAACACGTATTCAGGAAATGCAGACGAATGCACAAACTTCACTGCAAACGAAGCAGCAGCAGCTTTTGGAACCAATCCTGACAAAGGTTAATAATGCAATACAGGAAGTAGGTAAAGAAAACGGCTTTTTGTATATCCTGAACATGGACGCAGGAGCAAATTCGACACCTATCATTCTCTTTGCCGCTTCTGAGGAAAATAATGCTACTCCTTTGATCCTTAAAAAGTTGGGTGTTGATCCTGATAAAGTAGATGCAGCGCCGGCAGCAGCGACTCCTGCCAAGCCAGCAACTACTGCCCCTGCAACGACTCCTGCTGCAACCCCCAAGAAAAAATAATAAGTCACATTTGAACTTAAAAAACCGGAGAACAGTCTTTTAAACGGCTGTTCTCCGGTTTTTGTATATAAGAATGGAGCTGGCAAAAGCGTTAACTTAACTTTTGTTACATGTTTAAGACGGACGGTTTATTTGAAAAATACAATTCGTAATTCCTGCAAATGCGAATGAAAGCGTTGTTTCATTTTTGTATCGATTGACAGCGCTTTCTATACAGGATTTAGTAGTTTTGCGTTTAAATTCAGTGTTCTTCTCAACAAGGGATAAATTATATTTTTGACATCATGCTCATAAAACATATTCATAAAATACTGATACTTCTGACAGTTGCTTTAATCGCATCAGGTGCACAAGGACAGGACAATATGAAGAATACCTCAACTGGCCCGTTGCAACTGGTATTTCCTTCGGAATCAGAATGGAACGTTTTATATGAGGGAAAAGAAATCAACTTTCATCTTCAGGTAAGGGGCGGTAAAGGTGATTCGATCCGGTATAACGCTGTAAGCGGGCTCACAAAGGAGATGAAATTTGACTCGCTCGGGCATTTTATATGGACCCCTGGATTTGAGGTTGCCGACAGGATCAATACTACAAAGTCCTTTCCGATCGTATTTGAAGCCCAAAGTGCAACCGGTGAAAGTGTTTCTCGCGAAGTGG
This Dyadobacter sp. UC 10 DNA region includes the following protein-coding sequences:
- a CDS encoding OmpH family outer membrane protein, translating into MKQKLMAFLVVMTIITTPLLAQTTPAGGLTKIGYTNVDYIIAKLPESKVMQNQLEVTKAQLDKALGETYKEAQDKYEAYQKNGANMTDVIRADKEKELANLQTRIQEMQTNAQTSLQTKQQQLLEPILTKVNNAIQEVGKENGFLYILNMDAGANSTPIILFAASEENNATPLILKKLGVDPDKVDAAPAAATPAKPATTAPATTPAATPKKK